In one window of Henckelia pumila isolate YLH828 chromosome 1, ASM3356847v2, whole genome shotgun sequence DNA:
- the LOC140869532 gene encoding LOW QUALITY PROTEIN: transcription factor VOZ1 (The sequence of the model RefSeq protein was modified relative to this genomic sequence to represent the inferred CDS: inserted 1 base in 1 codon; substituted 1 base at 1 genomic stop codon) yields MSPFPPGVFNGTCPSVFLGPKCALWDCPRPALASEWSQKFDDYCSTYHAQLASTEGYLARPPVVRSGGIGLKDNLLFAALSLRAQGKDVGIPECEGAATAKSPSNAPELFDFIVLDGETMKEXLFFXKPRRAFENGSRTQRSLPDYNGRGWHESRKQVMNEFNGLKRSYYMDPQSMENFEWHLYEYEIKKYIECTLYRLELKRSDGKKSPKGKLENDSVADMQKQMGRLTAEFPNEKQRTLKGRGKAKDETQNINSTSDQSASLVEGLDYSSGATNDYLVDNMKRYDLT; encoded by the exons TTTTAATGGCACCTGTCCATCTGTCTTTCTAGGGCCAAAATGTGCCCTTTGGGACTGTCCCCGACCTGCACTAGCGTCAGAGTGGAGTCAAAAGTTTGATGACTATTGCAGTACTTATCATGCTCAGCTTGCATCTACTGAAGGCTATCTTGCAAGGCCTCCAGTTGTACGATCGGGAGGCATAGGCTTAAAGGATAACTTGCTCTTTGCTGCTCTAAGTTTGAGAGCACAAGGAAAAGATGTTGGTATTCCTGAATGTGAGGGTGCTGCTACTGCAAAATCCCCTTCGAATGCACCTG AgctctttgattttattgtcttggatggTGAAACAATGAAAGAATGACTTTTTT ATAAGCCTAGAAGAGCATTTGAGAATGGAAGTAGAACGCAAAGGTCATTACCAGATTATAATGGGCGGGGCTGGCACGAATCAAGGAAACAAGTGATGAACGAATTCAACGGACTGAAGCGATCCTATTATATGGACCCTCAGTCAATGGAAAATTTTGAGTGGCACCTTTATGAATATGAAATAAAGAAGTATATTGAGTGCACATTATATAGATTGGAACTTAAACGTTCTGATGGGAAGAAAAGTCCCAAAGGGAAATTAGAGAATGACTCAGTTGCTGATATGCAAAAGCAAATGGGTAGGCTGACAGCCGAATTTCCAAATGAAAAGCAGCGAACCCTTAAGGGAAGGGGAAAAGCAAAAGATGAAACACAAAACATTAATTCTACTTCAGATCAATCAGCTAGTCTAGTTGAAGGGCTAGATTACTCGAGTGGTGCGACAAACGATTATCTTGTTGACAACATGAAGCGTTACGACTTGACTTGA